The proteins below come from a single Procambarus clarkii isolate CNS0578487 unplaced genomic scaffold, FALCON_Pclarkii_2.0 HiC_scaffold_109, whole genome shotgun sequence genomic window:
- the LOC138360337 gene encoding variable charge X-linked protein 3B-like — translation MSGEVYITLIKPACGSLVLSIEKTVASVVAEDFTPENVVAKDFTPQSVVAKDFTLQSVVAKDFTLQSVEAKDFTLQSVVAKDLTLQSVEAKDFTPQSVVAKDFTLQRVVAKDFTPQSVVAKDFTQQRVVAENFTQQSVVVEELTLQSVVVEELTLQSVVVEELTLQSVVVEDLTLQSVVVEESQ, via the exons ATGTCAGGAGAGGTGTATATAACACTGATAAAACCGGCATGTGGATCGCTGGTGCTCAGTATTGAGAAGACAGTCGCA agtgtcgtagccGAGGACTTTACCCCAGAGaatgtcgtagccaaggactttaccccacagagtgtcgtagccaaggactttaccctacagagtgtcgtagccaaggactttacccttcAGAGTGTcgaagccaaggactttaccctacagagtgtagtagccaaggacttaaCCCTTCAGAGTGTcgaagccaaggactttaccccacagagtgtagtagccaaggactttaccctacagagggtcgtagccaaggactttaccccacagagtgtagtagccaaggactttactcaACAGAGGGTCGTAGCCGAGAACTTTACTCAACAGAGTGTAGTTGTGGAGGAGTTGACTCTACAGAGTGTCGTTGTGGAGGAGTTGACTTTACAGAGTGTCGTTGTGGAGGAGTTGACTCTACAGAGTGTCGTTGTAGAGGACTTAACTCTGCAGAGTGTCGTTGTAGAGGAGTCTCAGTGA